One Xenopus tropicalis strain Nigerian chromosome 8, UCB_Xtro_10.0, whole genome shotgun sequence genomic window carries:
- the LOC101730588 gene encoding olfactory receptor 5V1-like gives MENSNQTSSDRFFLLGLTNIPYLQAIYVLLFFIIYITALSGNSLLIIIVRINEQLQTPMYFFLSNLSIIDICYCSTIVPRIIINTLSQDRSISLLDCALQMFSHLAVGGTECLILAVMAYDRYAAICQPLHYNTVMNKTFCICMAAVSWTFSFTSAFLHVFFTFQLPYCRSHNLDHFFCEMPPFFKISCRDTWPNELAVYITASIIAMFSFLLTLISYIHIISTILKIHSSEGRRKSFSTCASHLTVVSLFYGTILFMYMRPHSAYSDIDKAVSIIYSAVIPMLNPIIYSMRNKDVKGTIRKYIPRLFF, from the exons ATGGAGAACTCAAATCAAACCTCGTCGGATAGAttcttccttcttggcctcaCCAATATCCCATACCTACAggcaatatatgttttattattctttataatctATATAACCGCACTGTCAGGAAACTCCCTGCTTATCATCATAGTGAGGATCAATGAGCAGCTGCAGACTCCCATGTACTTTTTCCTGAGCAACCTCTCCATTATAGACATCTGTTATTGTTCCACCATAGTACCCAGAATCATAATAAACACTTTATCCCAGGATAGAAGTATTTCCCTCTTAGACTGTGCTTTGCAGATGTTCTCCCATTTAGCTGTAGGTGGGACGGAGTGTTTGATTCTAGCTGTTATGGCCTATGACAGGTATGCAGCCATATGTCAGCCATTACACTACAATACAGTTATGAACAAGACATTCTGTATATGTATGGCAGCTGTATCATGGACTTTCTCATTTACCAGTGCTTTCCTCCATGTTTTTTTCACCTTCCAACTGCCTTATTGCCGTTCTCACAACCTTGACCATTTCTTCTGTGAGATGCCTCCTTTCTTTAAGATCTCTTGCCGAGATACTTGGCCCAATGAATTAGCCGTGTACATCACAGCCAGTATAATTGCcatgttttctttccttttgaCGCTCATATCATATATTCACATCATCTCCACTATTCTGAAGATCCATTCCAGTGAAGGAAGACGGAAATCTTTTTCCACTTGTGCATCCCATCTCACAGTGGTCTCGCTGTTCTATGGCACCATCTTGTTCATGTATATGAGACCTCACTCTGCGTATTCAGACATAGATAAGGCAGTGTCCATTATTTATTCGGCTGTGATCCCAATGCTGAATCCTATCATTTACAGCATGAGAAATAAAGATGTTAAAGGCACCAtaagaaaatacat cccacggctattcttt